The Vicinamibacterales bacterium genome includes a region encoding these proteins:
- a CDS encoding FTR1 family protein — protein sequence MKSRVVSLLLAAGVAAVAAILILQVLRAGGLPDPLVHRDFGARILDIAVLVFREGLECILVLAAVTANLVGTRQTYQRPVAAGAAAALAATVITWFVAIGIVASLADSVSALHLQAITGLLAIVVLLVVMNWFFHKVYWTGWISMHSRRRTQLLQDTAPSRVWWGLGALGFTSVYREGFEVVLFLQSYRLRLGSTPVIYGVAAGLALTSVVGALTFVAHRRLPYRRMLVVTGVMLGLVMLVMVGEQAQEMQLANWLPTTPISTLTRVIPDWMGLWFAVFPTAETLAAQALAAALVVGSYFMAREHSGTPVAS from the coding sequence GTGAAGTCCCGAGTCGTTTCGCTGTTGCTCGCCGCCGGCGTCGCCGCCGTCGCCGCCATTCTCATCCTGCAGGTCCTGAGGGCCGGCGGGCTTCCTGATCCGCTGGTACACCGCGACTTCGGCGCCCGGATTCTCGACATCGCGGTGCTGGTCTTCCGTGAGGGGCTCGAGTGCATTCTGGTGCTCGCCGCCGTCACCGCCAACCTGGTCGGGACCCGCCAGACCTACCAGCGGCCGGTCGCGGCCGGCGCGGCTGCCGCGCTCGCGGCCACGGTCATCACCTGGTTCGTCGCCATCGGCATCGTTGCAAGTCTGGCCGACAGCGTTTCAGCGCTCCACCTGCAGGCGATCACCGGGCTGCTCGCGATCGTCGTGCTGCTCGTGGTGATGAACTGGTTCTTCCACAAGGTGTATTGGACTGGCTGGATCTCGATGCACAGCCGGCGCCGCACGCAGCTGCTGCAGGATACGGCCCCCTCGCGCGTGTGGTGGGGCCTCGGCGCGCTCGGATTCACCTCGGTGTACCGCGAAGGCTTCGAGGTCGTGCTGTTCCTTCAGAGCTACCGGCTCCGCCTTGGCAGCACTCCCGTGATCTACGGCGTCGCCGCCGGCCTGGCGCTCACGTCCGTCGTCGGCGCGCTGACGTTCGTCGCGCACCGCCGGCTGCCGTACCGTCGGATGCTCGTGGTCACGGGCGTGATGCTCGGACTCGTCATGCTGGTGATGGTGGGCGAGCAGGCGCAGGAGATGCAGCTCGCCAACTGGCTGCCGACCACGCCGATTTCCACGCTCACCCGCGTGATCCCCGACTGGATGGGGCTCTGGTTCGCGGTCTTTCCGACGGCGGAAACGCTCGCTGCGCAAGCACTTGCGGCGGCGCTGGTCGTCGGGTCATACTTCATGGCACGTGAGCATTCCGGTACCCCGGTCGCGAGCTGA